The Rhododendron vialii isolate Sample 1 chromosome 8a, ASM3025357v1 genome has a window encoding:
- the LOC131298422 gene encoding syntaxin-22-like isoform X2 — protein MSFQDLQNGAKPSPSSRNQPSQAVAAGIFQINTAVSGFRRLVDSIGTAKDTPDHRLKLRNTRQRILQLVKETSAKLKSLTDSDRGANADPSKRIEDAKLARDFQTTLQEFQKVQQLSSERESTYSPVGPPPSTTTISTSSDENSAPSIDLENQPFLMGQKRQEILLLGNEIAFNEAIMEEREQGIRDIQEEIGQTNEIFKDLAVLVYEQGVVIDDIQSNIEASSGASTQARVQLSKASKSSKSKCTWCWWVPVILVVVVVIVLVVLII, from the exons ATGAGCTTTCAAGATCTCCAGAATGGCGCCAAACCCTCGCCGTCGTCTCGGAATCAACCGTCGCAAGCGGTGGCCGCCGGGATTTTCCAGATCAACACCGCCGTCTCCGGTTTCCGTAGGCTCGTCGATTCGATCGGTACCGCCAAGGACACTCCCGATCACCGCCTCAAGCT GCGCAACACGAGGCAACGGATATTGCAGTTGGTGAAGGAAACTTCTGCTAAGCTCAAATCGCTTACCGATTCTGATCGTGGGGCCAATGCCGAT CCAAGCAAGAGAATAGAAGATGCTAAGCTTGCAAGAGATTTTCAAACGACCTTGCAAGAATTTCAGAAAGTTCAACAGCTTTCCTCTGAGCGCGAGTCTACTTACTCACCAGTTGGCCCACCACCTTCCACGACCACAAT caGCACAAGCTCTGATGAAAATTCAGCACCTAGCATAGATCTGGAGAACCAGCCATTTCTTATGGGACAGAAAAG GCAGGAGATTTTACTGCTAGGAAATGAAATTGCTTTCAATGAGGCCATAATGGAGGAAAGGGAGCAGGGAATTAGAGACATACAAGAGGAAATTGGTCAAACAAATGAAATATTTAAAGACTTAGCTGTTCTAGTTTATGAGCAGGGGGTTGTCATTG ATGACATTCAATCAAACATTGAGGCTTCATCTGGTGCATCAACCCAGGCTAGAGTACAGCTATCTAAAGCTTCCAAAAGTTCCAAATCTAAATGCACATGG TGTTGGTGGGTGCCGGTAATTCtcgtagtggtggtggtgattgtaCTTGTTGTCCTCATCATATAG
- the LOC131298418 gene encoding DNA cross-link repair protein SNM1, with product MEKRSREEEEEEEEEAFDFGNGTHNNLDSSFSPSDSDHNFSSNLYASDSDYDDESHSPSKILQLDDNGFPSSSHLPPGLKHHGDDIEFDTNRSTQIEQGTDCSSFASDFYSCGTDCSSLLSHEEEIDTQKKKMDIDPKAMRKLKQTDLFQMWGTRDKLPDCEADDKGSGSSIRYLNNKKMKGLLSDGSSKTTNDNKKNAFLHLRSSSSSIGAKSKSTGRVARGRTTVASNSGGVADRQWPRVCPFYKKIPGTSFTVDAFRYGQIEGCNAYILSHFHADHYGGLSKGWSHGPIYCTTLTARLVRLCLYVNPIFIRPLEVGIEHVIEGIKVTMLEANHCPGAALIHFCLPNGRCYLHTGDFRASKLMHAYPLLVNQRVNVLYLDTTYCNPKYRFPSKEDVLSFVVRVTQNFLRKQPKTLIIVGAYSIGKECVYLAISKALGVKIYANSTRRRILQSFGWPELSGNLCSNGQETPLHVLPISSLRFEALEDYSKTYMSQYKAVLAFRPTGWTYSEAIGSYLDLIKPTSRGTVTIYGVPYSEHSSFTELREFVQFLRPDKIIPTVNIGNAASRDKMQSYFREWLRRK from the exons ATGGAGAAGAGGtcaagggaggaggaggaggaggaggaggaggaggcgttTGATTTTGGAAACGGAACCCACAACAATCTCGACTCCTCATTCTCCCCCTCCGATTCCGACCACAACTTTTCTAGTAATTTATACGCAAGTGATTCTGACTATGACGATGAATCCCATTCCCCATCAAAAATACTTCAGCTGGACGACAACGGATTCCCCTCTTCTTCCCACCTTCCACCGGGGCTCAAACACCACGGCGATGACATCGAATTCGATACGAATCGATCAACCCAAATCGAACAAGGTACTGATTGTAGCAGTTTTGCCTCCGATTTTTACAGCTGCGGAACGGATTGTTCTTCTCTGTTGTCGCACGAGGAAGAAATTGACActcagaagaagaagatggatatCGACCCCAAGGCGATGCGGAAGCTCAAACAAACCGATCTTTTTCAGATGTGGGGAACCCGTGACAAGTTGCCCGATTGCGAAGCCGACGATAAAGGCTCTGGTTCTTCGATTCGTTATCTGAATAACAAGAAGATGAAGGGTTTGTTGTCTGATGGTTCGTCAAAAACCACTAACGATAACAAGAAGAATGCTTTTCTTCATCTTCGGAGTAGCAGTAGTAGTATCGGGGCAAAGAGTAAGAGTACTGGCAGGGTTGCAAGAGGTAGGACTACTGTTGCAAGTAATTCTGGGGGAGTTGCCGATAGACAGTGGCCTCGTGTCTGTCCATTCTATAAGAAAATCCCAG GGACGTCATTCACTGTTGATGCATTCCGTTATGGTCAAATTGAAGGTTGCAATGCATATATCCTCAGCCACTTTCATGCTGATCATTATGGTGGCTTGAGCAAGGGGTGGTCACATGGCCCTATCTACTGCACAACACTCACTGCTCGCCTGGTTAGACTCTGCCTATATGTCAATCCAAT ATTCATCCGTCCTTTGGAAGTAGGTATTGAACACGTCATTGAGGGAATCAAAGTGACAATGCTAGAAGCTAATCACTGCCCCGGTGCAGCTCTTATTCACTTCTGTCTTCCTAATGGACGATGTTATTTGCACACTGGAGACTTCAGAGCTAGTAAACTCATGCATGCTTATCCCCTTCTTGTAAATCAAAGAGTTAATGTGCTTTATCTAGATACAACATACTGCAACCCAAAGTACAG GTTCCCTTCCAAAGAAgatgttttgagttttgttgtGAGAGTCACTCAAAACTTTTTAAGGAAGCAACCCAAAACCCTCATCATTGTTGGGGCGTATAGCATTGGGAAAGAATGTGTTTATCTTGCAATTTCCAAGGCGTTGGGG GTTAAAATATATGCAAACAGTACGAGGAGGCGTATTCTTCAGTCTTTTGGTTGGCCCGAACTCTCTGGGAATCTGTGTTCAAATGGGCAGGAAACACCTCTTCACGTTCTACCCATATCATCTCTGAGATTTGAG GCATTGGAAGATTACTCGAAGACGTACATGAGTCAATATAAAGCAGTTTTGGCATTTAGGCCAACAG gtTGGACTTACTCGGAAGCTATTGGCAGTTACCTGGACCTAATAAAACCCACTTCCAGAGGCACGGTCACAATTTATG GAGTTCCCTATAGCGAACACTCCAGCTTCACAGAACTACGAGAGTTTGTACAG TTTCTTAGGCCTGACAAGATAATTCCTACTGTCAACATCGGAAATGCCGCTAGTCGAGATAAGATGCAGTCATACTTCCGAGAATGGCTGAGACGAAAGTGA
- the LOC131298421 gene encoding uncharacterized protein LOC131298421 yields the protein MAALIYHIFSSSALVSLGLYHVISATRNHLKSPRDYSAKPYHPFPSSSSLPPPFHRLKYLQLYLLILCLLVAFAHQALISTDSDPLLKGRTPVHFFTSLQSAFVILLFLLLSLSLLLSETTSLLPLPTDLFFGVASGLFFLQYTVSSSAASVQTSDLQAKCDSVSARISALSSILSLVLACLPRLFVADVGIGASICLQGLWTLQTGLSLYVDAFIPEGCHKLLVVVSGVEGSTKCDLDDAKLRAVAILDLVFVIHVMFVVVIVMVTYAAVVKTVGIRARFGSYEALPTAAAVVSATDSNHIQMKALTGTQA from the exons ATGGCAGCCCTAATCTACCACATATTCTCCTCCTCCGCCCTGGTCTCCCTCGGCCTCTACCACGTAATCTCCGCCACCAGGAACCACCTCAAATCCCCCCGCGACTACTCCGCCAAACCCTACCACCccttcccctcctcctcctccctcccgCCGCCCTTCCACCGCCTCAAGTACCTCCAGCTCTACCTCCTCATCCTCTGCCTCCTCGTCGCCTTCGCCCACCAGGCCCTAATCTCCACCGACTCCGACCCTCTCCTCAAGGGCCGGACCCCAGTCCACTTCTTCACCTCCCTCCAGTCCGCCTTCGtcatcctcctcttcctcctcctctccctctccctcctcctctccGAAACCAcctccctcctccccctccccacCGATCTCTTCTTCGGCGTCGCCTCCGGCCTCTTCTTCCTCCAGTACACTgtctcctcctccgccgcctcG GTACAGACCTCAGATCTCCAAGCCAAATGCGACTCCGTCTCCGCTCGCATTTCAGCCTTATCATCCATCCTTTCCCTCGTGCTCGCGTGCCTGCCGAGGCTCTTCGTGGCCGACGTCGGGATAGGGGCTTCGATATGCCTTCAAGGGCTGTGGACCCTTCAAACGGGGCTTTCACTGTATGTAGATGCTTTTATACCAGAAGGATGTCATAAGCTGTTGGTTGTTGTGAGTGGCGTGGAGGGGTCCACTAAATGCGACTTGGATGATGCTAAGTTGAGGGCAGTTGCGATTTTGGACCTGGTGTTTGTGATTCATGTTATGTTTGTTGTAGTCATTGTCATGGTTACTTATGCTGCTGTTGTTAAGACTGTTGGAATTAGGGCTAGGTTTGGCTCTTACGAGGCGTTGCCAACTGCCGCCGCTGTGGTTTCTGCTACCGATTCTAATCACATCCAGATGAAGGCTTTGACGGGGACCCAGGCTTGA
- the LOC131298425 gene encoding non-specific lipid transfer protein GPI-anchored 30 isoform X1, producing the protein MVANMQMRLNACRGIGLAVVLLAILIAEGRADADMSLSSCLNQLVPCLNYLDSGTSRDPPSNCCNPLKWVIKSSPECLCNMISIKGSNAAEEAGINVTQAQELPGRCGQAVNPISCLKGAGSPNSKNSVSNSASFSFCSLSTTVAAALSLVFQAVYMGF; encoded by the exons ATGGTAGCGAATATGCAGATGAGGTTAAATGCGTGCCGGGGGATTGGTCTAGCTGTAGTACTGTTGGCCATATTGATAGCAGAGGGCCGAGCTGATGCAGACATGTCGTTGTCGTCGTGCCTCAACCAGCTCGTACCTTGCTTGAACTACCTTGATAGCGGGACTAGCCGCGATCCGCCAAGCAATTGTTGCAATCCTCTGAAATGGGTGATCAAATCCAGCCCAGAATGCTTGTGTAATATGATAAGCATAAAGGGTTCAAATGCAGCTGAGGAGGCTGGTATTAATGTCACCCAGGCACAGGAATTGCCTGGTAGATGTGGCCAGGCTGTTAACCCCATCTCCTGCCTTAAAG GTGCAGGTTCACCCAATTCGAAGAACTCGGTTTCAAACTCTGCGAGTTTCTCATTCTGCTCCCTAAGCACAACAGTGGCCGCTGCTTTATCCTTGGTTTTCCAGGCTGTATACATGGGCTTTTGA
- the LOC131298422 gene encoding syntaxin-22-like isoform X3: MSFQDLQNGAKPSPSSRNQPSQAVAAGIFQINTAVSGFRRLVDSIGTAKDTPDHRLKLRNTRQRILQLVKETSAKLKSLTDSDRGANADPSKRIEDAKLARDFQTTLQEFQKVQQLSSERESTYSPVGPPPSTTTITSSDENSAPSIDLENQPFLMGQKRQEILLLGNEIAFNEAIMEEREQGIRDIQEEIGQTNEIFKDLAVLVYEQGVVIDDIQSNIEASSGASTQARVQLSKASKSSKSKCTWCWWVPVILVVVVVIVLVVLII, from the exons ATGAGCTTTCAAGATCTCCAGAATGGCGCCAAACCCTCGCCGTCGTCTCGGAATCAACCGTCGCAAGCGGTGGCCGCCGGGATTTTCCAGATCAACACCGCCGTCTCCGGTTTCCGTAGGCTCGTCGATTCGATCGGTACCGCCAAGGACACTCCCGATCACCGCCTCAAGCT GCGCAACACGAGGCAACGGATATTGCAGTTGGTGAAGGAAACTTCTGCTAAGCTCAAATCGCTTACCGATTCTGATCGTGGGGCCAATGCCGAT CCAAGCAAGAGAATAGAAGATGCTAAGCTTGCAAGAGATTTTCAAACGACCTTGCAAGAATTTCAGAAAGTTCAACAGCTTTCCTCTGAGCGCGAGTCTACTTACTCACCAGTTGGCCCACCACCTTCCACGACCACAAT CACAAGCTCTGATGAAAATTCAGCACCTAGCATAGATCTGGAGAACCAGCCATTTCTTATGGGACAGAAAAG GCAGGAGATTTTACTGCTAGGAAATGAAATTGCTTTCAATGAGGCCATAATGGAGGAAAGGGAGCAGGGAATTAGAGACATACAAGAGGAAATTGGTCAAACAAATGAAATATTTAAAGACTTAGCTGTTCTAGTTTATGAGCAGGGGGTTGTCATTG ATGACATTCAATCAAACATTGAGGCTTCATCTGGTGCATCAACCCAGGCTAGAGTACAGCTATCTAAAGCTTCCAAAAGTTCCAAATCTAAATGCACATGG TGTTGGTGGGTGCCGGTAATTCtcgtagtggtggtggtgattgtaCTTGTTGTCCTCATCATATAG
- the LOC131298425 gene encoding non-specific lipid transfer protein GPI-anchored 30 isoform X2, with protein MVANMQMRLNACRGIGLAVVLLAILIAEGRADADMSLSSCLNQLVPCLNYLDSGTSRDPPSNCCNPLKWVIKSSPECLCNMISIKGSNAAEEAGINVTQAQELPGRCGQAVNPISCLKGSPNSKNSVSNSASFSFCSLSTTVAAALSLVFQAVYMGF; from the exons ATGGTAGCGAATATGCAGATGAGGTTAAATGCGTGCCGGGGGATTGGTCTAGCTGTAGTACTGTTGGCCATATTGATAGCAGAGGGCCGAGCTGATGCAGACATGTCGTTGTCGTCGTGCCTCAACCAGCTCGTACCTTGCTTGAACTACCTTGATAGCGGGACTAGCCGCGATCCGCCAAGCAATTGTTGCAATCCTCTGAAATGGGTGATCAAATCCAGCCCAGAATGCTTGTGTAATATGATAAGCATAAAGGGTTCAAATGCAGCTGAGGAGGCTGGTATTAATGTCACCCAGGCACAGGAATTGCCTGGTAGATGTGGCCAGGCTGTTAACCCCATCTCCTGCCTTAAAG GTTCACCCAATTCGAAGAACTCGGTTTCAAACTCTGCGAGTTTCTCATTCTGCTCCCTAAGCACAACAGTGGCCGCTGCTTTATCCTTGGTTTTCCAGGCTGTATACATGGGCTTTTGA
- the LOC131298422 gene encoding syntaxin-22-like isoform X1 gives MSFQDLQNGAKPSPSSRNQPSQAVAAGIFQINTAVSGFRRLVDSIGTAKDTPDHRLKLRNTRQRILQLVKETSAKLKSLTDSDRGANADPSKRIEDAKLARDFQTTLQEFQKVQQLSSERESTYSPVGPPPSTTTISTSSDENSAPSIDLENQPFLMGQKRQEILLLGNEIAFNEAIMEEREQGIRDIQEEIGQTNEIFKDLAVLVYEQGVVIDDIQSNIEASSGASTQARVQLSKASKSSKSKCTWVCNFILALLSFIYYIESMPNCPPVGQVCLHFARCYAASLELLLIN, from the exons ATGAGCTTTCAAGATCTCCAGAATGGCGCCAAACCCTCGCCGTCGTCTCGGAATCAACCGTCGCAAGCGGTGGCCGCCGGGATTTTCCAGATCAACACCGCCGTCTCCGGTTTCCGTAGGCTCGTCGATTCGATCGGTACCGCCAAGGACACTCCCGATCACCGCCTCAAGCT GCGCAACACGAGGCAACGGATATTGCAGTTGGTGAAGGAAACTTCTGCTAAGCTCAAATCGCTTACCGATTCTGATCGTGGGGCCAATGCCGAT CCAAGCAAGAGAATAGAAGATGCTAAGCTTGCAAGAGATTTTCAAACGACCTTGCAAGAATTTCAGAAAGTTCAACAGCTTTCCTCTGAGCGCGAGTCTACTTACTCACCAGTTGGCCCACCACCTTCCACGACCACAAT caGCACAAGCTCTGATGAAAATTCAGCACCTAGCATAGATCTGGAGAACCAGCCATTTCTTATGGGACAGAAAAG GCAGGAGATTTTACTGCTAGGAAATGAAATTGCTTTCAATGAGGCCATAATGGAGGAAAGGGAGCAGGGAATTAGAGACATACAAGAGGAAATTGGTCAAACAAATGAAATATTTAAAGACTTAGCTGTTCTAGTTTATGAGCAGGGGGTTGTCATTG ATGACATTCAATCAAACATTGAGGCTTCATCTGGTGCATCAACCCAGGCTAGAGTACAGCTATCTAAAGCTTCCAAAAGTTCCAAATCTAAATGCACATGGGTGTGTAATTTTATACTTGCACTCTTAAGCTTTATATATTACATAGAGTCCATGCCCAATTGCCCACCTGTGGGGCAAGTTTGTTTGCATTTTGCAAGATGTTATGCTGCAAGCCTTGAATTGTTGCTCATTAACTAA
- the LOC131298419 gene encoding probable magnesium transporter NIPA8 isoform X2 has translation MGEWIIGAFINLFGSIAINFGTNLLKLGHDERERHSVLGGDGTNGKIVMKPIIHFQTWRVGILFFAVGNCLNFVSFGYAAQSLLAALGSVQFVSNIAFAYFVLSKTVTIKVLVATAFIVLGNIFLVSFGNHQSPVYTPEQLAEKYSNIMFLLYCLILVLVVALHHSVYRRGEMLLAVPGHDLKPYWRMLLPFSYAIVSGAVGSCSVLFAKSLSNLLRLSMSSSYQLHSWFTYSMLLLFLSTAGFWMARLNEGLSLFDAILIVPMFQIAWTFFSICTGFVYFQEYQVFGALRTTMFIVGMIFVFIGISLLAPDEAKGGEVKDSALVSVASSSISTDVDRCSTFLYLTEDSSFRLIFRGLGFNPLYKSFSTLRCISPLR, from the exons ATGGGAGAGTGGATAATTGGAGCCTTTATCAACCTTTTTGGAAGTATTGCCATCAATTTTGGGACCAACCTCCTCAAATTGGGTCATGACGAG CGAGAAAGACATTCCGTGCTAGGCGGTGACGGTACAAATGGAAAGATTGTAATGAAGCCCATTATACACTTCCAGACTTGGAGAGTTg GTATACTATTTTTTGCCGTTGGAAATTGCCttaattttgtttcatttggaTATGCTGCTCAG TCACTTCTTGCAGCCCTGGGATCTGTTCAATTTGTGTCCAACATCGCATTTGCATACTTTGTTTTGAGTAAAACAGTGACCATCAA GGTACTGGTTGCGACAGCATTCATCGTTCTTGGgaacatttttcttgtttcttttggaAACCACCAATCGCCTG TTTACACACCAGAGCAGTTGGCAGAAAAGTACAGCAACATTATGTTCCTTCTTTACTGTCTCATTTTGGTGTTGGTTGTTGCACTGCATCACTCTGTGTACAG GAGAGGAGAAATGCTGCTGGCAGTACCTGGACATGACCTTAAGCCGTACTGGCGCATGTTGCTTCCTTTTTCCTATGCCATTGTATCTGGTGCGGTGGGATCATGCTCAGTGTTGTTTGCTAAATCCCT CTCTAACCTGCTAAGGTTGTCCATGTCTAGCAGCTATCAGCTGCACAGCTGGTTCACATACTCTATGCTTCTATTGTTTCTTAGTACGGCTGGTTTTTGG ATGGCAAGGTTGAATGAAGGATTATCACTCTTTGATGCAATACTTATTGTTCCTATGTTCCAGATTGCTTGGacttttttctccatttgtACAGGATTTGTATACTTTCAAGAATACCAG GTATTTGGTGCTCTGAGGACAACAATGTTCATCGTAGGAATGATTTTTGTATTCATAGGCATTTCTCTGCTGGCACCAGATGAGGCAAAAG GAGGTGAAGTTAAGGATAGTGCTTTAGTTTCTGTGGCATCTTCAAGCATTTCAACTGATGTAGACAGGTGCAGTACATTTTTATATTTAACTGAAGATTCAAGTTTCAGGCTAATTTTTAGAGGTTTAG gtttcaacCCACTGTATAAAAGTTTTTCCACTCTCCGATGCATATCCCCTCTAAGATGA
- the LOC131298419 gene encoding probable magnesium transporter NIPA8 isoform X1: MGEWIIGAFINLFGSIAINFGTNLLKLGHDERERHSVLGGDGTNGKIVMKPIIHFQTWRVGILFFAVGNCLNFVSFGYAAQSLLAALGSVQFVSNIAFAYFVLSKTVTIKVLVATAFIVLGNIFLVSFGNHQSPVYTPEQLAEKYSNIMFLLYCLILVLVVALHHSVYRRGEMLLAVPGHDLKPYWRMLLPFSYAIVSGAVGSCSVLFAKSLSNLLRLSMSSSYQLHSWFTYSMLLLFLSTAGFWMARLNEGLSLFDAILIVPMFQIAWTFFSICTGFVYFQEYQVFGALRTTMFIVGMIFVFIGISLLAPDEAKGGEVKDSALVSVASSSISTDVDRLVVSSEDTQIKDIRSLVQAMRVKAAEVVVKAKAACSLSLGLGENSLHASSVLVMPMVSSKMTGFRGTGFDRTKYSLRSSGWTQIPGDEDTEKMLETTSMLTPSIH; encoded by the exons ATGGGAGAGTGGATAATTGGAGCCTTTATCAACCTTTTTGGAAGTATTGCCATCAATTTTGGGACCAACCTCCTCAAATTGGGTCATGACGAG CGAGAAAGACATTCCGTGCTAGGCGGTGACGGTACAAATGGAAAGATTGTAATGAAGCCCATTATACACTTCCAGACTTGGAGAGTTg GTATACTATTTTTTGCCGTTGGAAATTGCCttaattttgtttcatttggaTATGCTGCTCAG TCACTTCTTGCAGCCCTGGGATCTGTTCAATTTGTGTCCAACATCGCATTTGCATACTTTGTTTTGAGTAAAACAGTGACCATCAA GGTACTGGTTGCGACAGCATTCATCGTTCTTGGgaacatttttcttgtttcttttggaAACCACCAATCGCCTG TTTACACACCAGAGCAGTTGGCAGAAAAGTACAGCAACATTATGTTCCTTCTTTACTGTCTCATTTTGGTGTTGGTTGTTGCACTGCATCACTCTGTGTACAG GAGAGGAGAAATGCTGCTGGCAGTACCTGGACATGACCTTAAGCCGTACTGGCGCATGTTGCTTCCTTTTTCCTATGCCATTGTATCTGGTGCGGTGGGATCATGCTCAGTGTTGTTTGCTAAATCCCT CTCTAACCTGCTAAGGTTGTCCATGTCTAGCAGCTATCAGCTGCACAGCTGGTTCACATACTCTATGCTTCTATTGTTTCTTAGTACGGCTGGTTTTTGG ATGGCAAGGTTGAATGAAGGATTATCACTCTTTGATGCAATACTTATTGTTCCTATGTTCCAGATTGCTTGGacttttttctccatttgtACAGGATTTGTATACTTTCAAGAATACCAG GTATTTGGTGCTCTGAGGACAACAATGTTCATCGTAGGAATGATTTTTGTATTCATAGGCATTTCTCTGCTGGCACCAGATGAGGCAAAAG GAGGTGAAGTTAAGGATAGTGCTTTAGTTTCTGTGGCATCTTCAAGCATTTCAACTGATGTAGACAG GCTGGTTGTGTCCTCTGAAGATACCCAAATTAAAGACATTAGATCACTTGTGCAAGCAATGCGGGTGAAGGCTGCTGAAGTTGTAGTCAAGGCGAAG GCTGCTTGCTCATTATCCTTGGGTTTGGGAGAAAACTCACTTCATGCATCTTCAGTTCTGGTGATGCCCATGGTTTCATCTAAGATGACAGGTTTTAGAGGAACCGGTTTTGATCGGACTAAGTACTCCTTAAGAAGCTCTGGTTGGACTCAGATCCCTGGGGATGAGGACACAGAAAAAATGCTGGAGACAACTTCAATGCTCACCCCAAGCATTCATTAG